GGTGCGCGCGGTCTTTCATTTTCTACCCGCGCTGGCGTTTACTCAGCAGCTGGCACGCAAATTACAGACCAGTTGAACCAGGAGTCTTTAATTGTCGTTCACGTCGAAGGTAAGCGCGGTGTGGACAACATTGAACAGATTATCAGCGTACCTCACATCGATGCGATCTTCCTCGGACCCTATGACCTATCGCAGTCGCTAGGTATTCCTGGTCAAGTGCGAGATCCGCGTGTCATTGAACTGATGAGCCAATGCATTACCCTAATCCGCAATGCAGGGAAAGCAGCTGGCACGTTTGCCGACACTCCAGAAATAGCCAAACAGTGGATTGATGCCGGAGTTCAGTACGTTGCCCTCGGCGTGGATGTCGGTATCTTCCTACGAGCTTGTGAGGCTTTGGTCAAAGCAGTGCGCGCTTAATCGATTTAAGAACTACAAATTCCTCGATCTGCTCCCCCCTTTTCCCCTTGTGAAGGAAGGTGTCGCAGGGGGAGGATCGTATTTGTAGCTAAACAAACGAAAATTGGTAGCAATATCCACCTTAATTTTTAGCGCGATCGCACTTCCCCTAAATCCCTGATCGCCTGCGCCATCCCTGCCTATCCTACTTGGGCAAAACCTGCCGCAGTGCTTCTAAGAGTTGATCGACACTCTCTTGTCTGCTATTGAAGCCCATCAGTCCAATCCGCCAAGCTTGACCAGCGAGTTCGCCCAGACCACCTCCAATCTCAATCCCATATTCATTCAGCAACTGCCGTGTAATTGCCTTGCCGTCCACACCTTCTGGAATACGGACAGTCGTAAGTGTTGGCAGTCGGAACTCTCGCTCAACGTGTAAGGTGAGTCCTAAATCTTCTAGCCCCTCCCAGAGGTACTCTACGTTCCGTTGATGCCGCTGCCAGCAGTTTGCCAGTCCCTCTTCTGCAACTAAACGTAGGGCTTCCCGCAGGGCATAGTATAGGTTGATAGGGGCTGTGTGGTGATAGGTGCGATCGCTGCCCCAATACTTACCCAGCAACGACATATCAAGATACCAGTTGGCAACCTTCGTTCGGCGCTGCTGCAATTTCTCCATTGCCCGAGGACTGATCGTAAAGGGTGAAGCACCGGGTGGGCAACCCAATCCTTTCTGGCTACAGCTATATGCCAGGTCAACCCCCCACGCATCCAGGAACAAAGGCACACCACCCAGACTCGTCACCGTATCCACCAGCAACAGACAGCCGAATTCACGACACAAATCGCCAACTCCTTCCAAGAGTTGACGTGCTCCTGTGGATGTTTCAGCATGAACCAAAGCTAGGATAGCCGGACGATGCTGCTCTAAGGCGGTTCGGAGTTCATCCAACGTGAAAATTTGTCCCCAGGGTTTTCTCAGGGTTCGCACATCTGCACCATATCGTCCCGCCATATCTACAAGGCGATTGCCGAAGTACCCATTCACCCCAACTAGGACCACATCACCCGGTTCAGTTGCATTGGCGATCGTGGCTTCCATTGCAGCTGTTCCCGTACCACTGACTGCAATAGTCAGCAGGTTTTCCGTCTGCCACACATAGCGTAGCAGCGACTGAATCTCATCCATGAGTACCAGAAACGCTGGGTCGAGATGCCCAACTGGCGGTGTATTCATCGCCTGGAGAACTGCGGGATGGGCATTCGAGGGTCCCGGTCCTAGCAGCAGGCGGGTTGGCATTTCCAGAGGTGCGAGTTGCAGACGCTGGCTGTCGTTGATTGAAAGTGTTCGTGTCATTATTTTGTCTATGGCTATACGGCGATCAATGACGGGATAACTTACGCGGAATGGAAGCGAGCAGGTGATTGATCAGAGAGCCATGATTACACTTTGGGCATCAGTTTTCTCCCATTTTGGCATACCGAAGCTGCTTGATCGCAGAGTACCTCTACCCACAATGCTTAAAACTAGACAAGCAAAGCCGATCAGCATGAAACTCGCCAAATTAAGCTTAAAACGAAAATCGCCTGGAATTATCTTTGTACCTGCAACTTATAGGTGCTAAGTGAAGCTATCACAGAGGCTGCTGACGCATCAGACGCTCAATAAACGCTTGATGCTCTGATGTTTGTAATCCCTGCTGTAGAACAGCTAAAACCTGAGCTAATTCCCCCTGTCGTAGAGCAGTGACTGATAGCCATAATCCAGGGAAAATGTGACTGCGGATCGTGCCTGTAACATCTGGTTCTAGCAAGACATATCGACTTTCCTGAAGGCGAAACCAGTCCAGGCGATTCTCATAAATTTGCCAGACAATATATTCCTGAACTCCATTGCGACGATAGGCATTGAGTTTGTCATTCAGGTCATAGGAGGCACTACTAGCAGCAACTTCCGCAATGAGTTCTGGTGCGCCTTCAACATAGTCATCGTTACTGATGCGAGAATTACCACCCACTTCCGGCTCTATTCGTAATAGAGCATTGGGTTGAGGCTGATTATCCACATCCAGGCGTACAGTG
This window of the Chroococcidiopsis sp. CCMEE 29 genome carries:
- a CDS encoding Uma2 family endonuclease — its product is MSVGPTTNVPPLESGDRLNRQEFERRYQAMPKIQKAELIEGVVYVASPVRATGHGRPHAKIMTWLGAYWAATPGIDLQDNATVRLDVDNQPQPNALLRIEPEVGGNSRISNDDYVEGAPELIAEVAASSASYDLNDKLNAYRRNGVQEYIVWQIYENRLDWFRLQESRYVLLEPDVTGTIRSHIFPGLWLSVTALRQGELAQVLAVLQQGLQTSEHQAFIERLMRQQPL
- a CDS encoding aldolase/citrate lyase family protein, which translates into the protein MRENQLKRKLKRGEVVLGPFINCAYPALIEICGHAGFDFAIIDLEHGALHTLVAEDLCRAADCVGLAPVVRVRKNDAPQIQRALDIGSAGVQVPQIETKAEAEAVVRGAKYSPLGARGLSFSTRAGVYSAAGTQITDQLNQESLIVVHVEGKRGVDNIEQIISVPHIDAIFLGPYDLSQSLGIPGQVRDPRVIELMSQCITLIRNAGKAAGTFADTPEIAKQWIDAGVQYVALGVDVGIFLRACEALVKAVRA
- a CDS encoding alanine--glyoxylate aminotransferase family protein, with translation MTRTLSINDSQRLQLAPLEMPTRLLLGPGPSNAHPAVLQAMNTPPVGHLDPAFLVLMDEIQSLLRYVWQTENLLTIAVSGTGTAAMEATIANATEPGDVVLVGVNGYFGNRLVDMAGRYGADVRTLRKPWGQIFTLDELRTALEQHRPAILALVHAETSTGARQLLEGVGDLCREFGCLLLVDTVTSLGGVPLFLDAWGVDLAYSCSQKGLGCPPGASPFTISPRAMEKLQQRRTKVANWYLDMSLLGKYWGSDRTYHHTAPINLYYALREALRLVAEEGLANCWQRHQRNVEYLWEGLEDLGLTLHVEREFRLPTLTTVRIPEGVDGKAITRQLLNEYGIEIGGGLGELAGQAWRIGLMGFNSRQESVDQLLEALRQVLPK